The Prevotella sp. E9-3 genome has a window encoding:
- a CDS encoding OmpA family protein, which produces MKKNFMFVAIAAGLLLSSCASKKDLVNCQTENKQLTTSLQSAREDLAARTARVQSLEEQLAAQKAALAEQKKQMAKLQNSLDKSLTNASQNNVSIEKLVDQINESNQYIRHLVEVKSKSDSLNLVLQNNLTRSLSKEELKEVDVQVLKGVVYISLADNMLYKSGSYEINDRAAQTLEKIAKIITDYKDYDVLIEGNTDDVPISKQNIRNNWDLSCLRASSVVQCLQTKYGVDPKRLTAGGRGQYNPLQSNDTEVGRQRNRRTQIIITPKLDEFMELIGEAPETK; this is translated from the coding sequence ATGAAAAAGAATTTCATGTTTGTAGCTATCGCAGCCGGACTGCTGTTGAGTAGCTGCGCAAGCAAAAAGGATTTAGTTAATTGTCAGACAGAGAACAAACAACTGACCACTTCACTTCAGTCTGCCCGTGAAGATCTGGCCGCACGTACCGCACGTGTGCAGAGTCTCGAAGAGCAGCTGGCTGCACAGAAAGCGGCTTTGGCTGAGCAGAAGAAGCAGATGGCAAAACTACAGAACTCGCTGGATAAGAGTTTGACAAATGCCTCACAGAACAATGTATCAATTGAGAAACTGGTTGACCAGATCAACGAGTCAAACCAATACATCCGCCATCTGGTAGAGGTTAAATCAAAGAGCGACTCCCTGAACCTGGTGCTTCAGAACAACTTGACCCGCTCGCTCTCGAAAGAAGAGCTTAAGGAGGTTGATGTTCAGGTACTTAAAGGTGTTGTCTATATTTCATTGGCCGACAACATGCTCTATAAGAGCGGTAGCTACGAAATCAACGACCGTGCCGCCCAGACACTGGAGAAGATTGCCAAGATTATCACCGACTATAAGGACTATGACGTACTGATTGAGGGTAACACCGATGATGTACCCATCTCAAAGCAGAATATCCGCAACAACTGGGACCTCTCATGTCTGCGTGCCTCGTCAGTGGTTCAGTGCCTTCAGACAAAATATGGTGTAGATCCTAAACGCCTCACTGCCGGTGGACGCGGCCAGTACAACCCACTGCAGTCGAACGACACTGAAGTAGGACGCCAGCGCAACCGTCGCACCCAGATTATCATCACGCCAAAACTGGATGAGTTCATGGAGCTGATTGGTGAAGCACCTGAAACAAAGTAA
- a CDS encoding DUF6057 family protein, whose protein sequence is MNNKKPCLPSICRGWILCLAALIAAFCYIINYESNYLLRVQELNLFLYTPLFFKQQLVVPGGLLTYLGTYFTQYFYYPWLGTLFLCLWLGLMMWLIGRAFRFSAQWTVLLLIPAALVLITDFNLGYWLFYLKLRGHFFIAVMGTSLIASLVWLYRVVPARFTFMVLAAILAYPVAGFYGLLAVLLMGILAWRLPGLSLTQRILNSALAIVLLIAVPNIYYRQVYYQTNSDFIWWQALPVYPDSDALSTYYYPFILLALFLVLSAALYRVQWPEKWLKAQWQRLATQLLIAVVTVFCCWNFWYKDQTFHEELQMELYVANSNWEGVLKVMRQHEGEPTRMMVMYKNLALFKLGRAGDEMYNYADGSKKLNCDFEVRMAQLGGKYIYLNYGLPNYCYRWCLEDGVEYGWRAEHLKFLVRCALLNDEWKVAKKYIDILKQTRFHRQWTEHYEQLANSMASDMTGKPWAVVLKDAELGPIRHIMSPADILGSDQALIELFLLNLQAHRITQDPVCAELILLSALQLKDIPTFWRAFNQYAILKKNGRIPRHFQEAAFLYGNLEHNVDISHMPFDPAIPASYQAFMQAAQQCQGMTEEQMKVALRSRFGNTFYYNYFLMRNMKTY, encoded by the coding sequence ATGAATAACAAAAAACCTTGCTTGCCAAGCATCTGCAGGGGATGGATACTCTGTCTGGCAGCCCTCATTGCAGCTTTTTGCTATATTATTAACTACGAAAGCAACTACCTGCTGCGTGTACAGGAACTGAACCTGTTTCTCTATACCCCACTCTTTTTCAAACAACAACTGGTAGTGCCGGGCGGACTGCTTACCTATCTGGGCACCTACTTTACACAGTATTTCTATTATCCCTGGCTGGGAACCTTATTCCTATGCCTATGGCTGGGCCTGATGATGTGGCTCATAGGCCGAGCCTTTCGTTTCTCAGCCCAATGGACAGTACTCCTGCTGATACCGGCTGCATTGGTACTTATTACCGACTTCAACCTCGGTTATTGGCTGTTCTACCTGAAACTGCGCGGACATTTCTTCATAGCAGTAATGGGCACATCGCTCATTGCCTCACTGGTATGGCTGTACCGTGTGGTTCCGGCACGCTTCACGTTCATGGTGCTGGCTGCCATCCTGGCCTATCCTGTTGCAGGCTTTTACGGACTGCTGGCCGTACTGCTTATGGGCATACTGGCTTGGCGCCTGCCAGGACTGTCACTCACACAGCGCATACTGAACAGCGCACTGGCCATTGTGCTACTGATAGCCGTTCCCAACATCTACTACCGTCAGGTGTATTACCAGACCAACAGCGACTTTATCTGGTGGCAGGCACTACCGGTATATCCGGATTCAGATGCGTTGTCCACCTACTACTATCCCTTCATTCTTCTGGCACTTTTCCTCGTCCTCTCTGCAGCCTTGTACAGAGTTCAGTGGCCCGAAAAATGGCTTAAAGCTCAGTGGCAGCGTCTTGCCACCCAACTGCTGATTGCTGTAGTAACGGTATTCTGTTGTTGGAACTTCTGGTATAAAGACCAGACCTTCCATGAGGAACTGCAGATGGAGCTGTATGTTGCCAATTCCAATTGGGAAGGGGTGCTGAAAGTGATGCGACAGCACGAAGGTGAGCCCACTCGCATGATGGTGATGTACAAGAACCTGGCTTTGTTCAAACTGGGACGGGCCGGCGATGAGATGTACAACTATGCCGATGGTTCAAAAAAACTGAACTGCGACTTCGAAGTGCGCATGGCCCAATTAGGCGGAAAGTATATCTACCTGAACTACGGACTGCCCAACTACTGCTACCGCTGGTGTCTGGAGGACGGAGTTGAATACGGGTGGAGAGCCGAACATCTGAAGTTTCTGGTACGCTGTGCCTTGTTGAACGATGAATGGAAAGTGGCCAAGAAATACATTGATATACTGAAACAAACACGTTTCCACCGCCAGTGGACTGAGCACTACGAACAGTTGGCCAACTCCATGGCCAGCGATATGACAGGAAAACCATGGGCAGTTGTACTGAAAGATGCCGAGTTAGGTCCTATCCGCCACATCATGTCGCCTGCCGACATCTTGGGCAGTGACCAGGCACTCATTGAGTTGTTCCTGCTCAACCTGCAAGCACACCGGATAACCCAAGACCCTGTCTGCGCTGAACTCATACTGCTCTCAGCACTGCAACTGAAGGATATTCCCACTTTCTGGCGGGCCTTCAACCAGTATGCCATACTGAAGAAAAACGGACGCATTCCCCGCCATTTCCAGGAAGCAGCGTTCCTCTATGGCAATTTGGAACACAACGTTGACATCAGTCACATGCCTTTCGACCCTGCCATCCCTGCCAGTTATCAGGCTTTCATGCAGGCTGCCCAGCAGTGTCAGGGCATGACCGAGGAGCAGATGAAGGTGGCCCTGCGCTCACGCTTCGGCAACACGTTCTATTACAATTATTTCCTCATGCGCAACATGAAAACGTATTGA
- a CDS encoding glycoside hydrolase family 43 protein, whose protein sequence is MKKLLLSVIMATSALAAQAQNIQKGTYGYLYCHMSDRGEYTAYALSRDGYHYEDIIGGNPIMDPKEHARIEGGQRDAFITRAWNGKGYVMVTTDMCVAKSRKWDNYGIDLLKSDDLIHWTSVTFDYRKGTNIFSNPETESVYKDWSTINRVWAPQIFWDPNYVWENGEKGGYMIYYSMLNRPEEEYDRMYYSYADKSFTRLTQPKLLFDWGYATIDADINLLPDGLYHMLIKKEGGKPGIYTATSKNLTSGWSEPVENDYVSFEGRKKCEGSSAFQLIGDKTWRVAYIQYSDNPKHYRICEADENLRNFKNPVDIQGVTGPQHGSFMRLTKKEYKRLKKWSDKNRR, encoded by the coding sequence ATGAAGAAACTACTACTGTCTGTCATCATGGCAACATCGGCCCTTGCTGCTCAGGCTCAAAACATTCAGAAAGGCACCTACGGCTACTTGTATTGCCACATGAGCGATCGAGGCGAATATACAGCCTATGCACTGAGTCGCGATGGCTATCACTACGAAGATATTATTGGAGGCAATCCTATCATGGATCCCAAAGAGCATGCACGCATTGAGGGCGGACAGCGCGATGCGTTCATTACCCGTGCCTGGAACGGAAAGGGCTATGTGATGGTGACCACCGACATGTGTGTGGCCAAGAGCCGGAAATGGGACAATTACGGCATTGATTTATTGAAAAGTGACGACCTGATTCACTGGACCAGCGTAACTTTCGACTACCGCAAAGGAACCAACATTTTCTCGAATCCTGAAACAGAGAGTGTGTATAAAGACTGGTCAACCATTAATCGTGTATGGGCACCACAGATTTTCTGGGATCCTAATTATGTATGGGAAAATGGCGAAAAAGGGGGCTATATGATTTATTATTCCATGCTGAACCGTCCAGAGGAGGAATATGACCGTATGTATTACTCGTATGCCGACAAGTCGTTCACCCGACTGACACAGCCCAAGCTGCTCTTTGACTGGGGCTATGCCACCATCGATGCCGACATCAATCTTCTTCCCGACGGTCTCTATCACATGCTCATCAAGAAAGAAGGTGGAAAGCCTGGCATCTATACGGCCACATCGAAGAATCTGACCAGCGGATGGAGCGAGCCCGTTGAAAACGACTATGTGAGTTTTGAAGGCCGGAAGAAATGCGAGGGTTCGAGTGCTTTCCAACTGATAGGCGACAAGACTTGGCGTGTGGCCTACATACAGTACAGTGACAATCCTAAGCACTACCGCATTTGCGAGGCCGACGAGAATCTGCGCAATTTCAAGAATCCCGTTGACATCCAGGGCGTAACAGGTCCGCAGCACGGTTCGTTTATGCGACTCACCAAGAAAGAATACAAACGACTGAAAAAATGGTCTGACAAAAATAGACGCTGA
- a CDS encoding transposase, with amino-acid sequence MAEQILAMMVFRILGETIGSLSLTKFHGVLEVGKNCFYRLLARSEMNWQILQLSMARRFQSIVRKENAEETEAPKCYIVDDTTVTKTGLHFEGLSRVFDHVLGKCVLGYKLLLLAFFDGRSTYTVDLSMHREAGKKEDFSLSKKERSMQFHKERSESNPDYERFKELDAKKNDNVAKMIERAYKFGICAAYALMDTWFVKPPLVCAIRKIAGGAIHVVGRLAMGKDKYAVGSRRYNVHELISLHEREAVVCRKYKCMYFEQRVMMGDTCVKIFFIRVGRNKNWDAIVTTDTHMKFVEAFEIYQIRWNIEVLIKECRQYLGLGSYQGTDFDEQIADCTLCLMTHMVLTLGQRFNQYEALGELFRETRRELFELTQWRRTLEIIKNLLNVLAVKLCINVADTMENLMEGTQTVDELEAILLALSPLDAVADY; translated from the coding sequence ATGGCAGAGCAGATTCTGGCCATGATGGTTTTCCGTATTCTTGGTGAGACAATAGGCTCCTTGTCACTAACAAAGTTCCATGGTGTTCTTGAGGTCGGCAAAAATTGCTTCTACCGTCTGTTGGCTCGTTCGGAAATGAACTGGCAGATTCTGCAGCTATCTATGGCACGGCGTTTTCAAAGCATAGTACGCAAAGAAAATGCAGAGGAGACCGAAGCGCCAAAATGCTATATTGTTGATGACACAACTGTGACCAAAACCGGGCTACACTTCGAGGGGCTTAGTCGAGTGTTTGACCATGTCCTTGGCAAGTGTGTACTCGGTTACAAGCTGCTCCTGCTCGCGTTCTTCGATGGACGCAGTACATATACAGTAGACTTATCTATGCATCGGGAAGCAGGAAAGAAAGAAGACTTCAGCCTCTCAAAGAAAGAACGTTCCATGCAGTTCCACAAAGAGCGTAGCGAAAGCAATCCTGACTATGAGCGTTTTAAGGAACTGGATGCCAAGAAGAATGACAACGTAGCCAAAATGATAGAGAGGGCTTATAAGTTTGGCATTTGTGCTGCTTATGCACTGATGGACACGTGGTTTGTGAAGCCTCCATTGGTTTGCGCTATAAGGAAGATAGCAGGTGGAGCGATACATGTCGTAGGCCGTCTTGCCATGGGAAAGGACAAGTATGCAGTCGGCTCACGCAGATACAATGTTCATGAGCTTATATCCTTGCACGAGCGTGAGGCTGTTGTGTGCCGCAAGTATAAGTGCATGTATTTCGAGCAACGGGTGATGATGGGGGATACATGTGTGAAGATATTCTTCATCAGAGTCGGACGGAATAAGAATTGGGACGCTATTGTCACGACGGACACCCACATGAAGTTTGTGGAAGCCTTTGAGATATACCAAATACGCTGGAATATAGAAGTGCTGATAAAGGAGTGCCGGCAATATCTTGGACTTGGCTCATACCAGGGTACAGATTTCGACGAGCAAATTGCCGACTGCACGCTCTGTCTTATGACGCACATGGTGCTGACATTGGGCCAGCGGTTCAACCAGTATGAAGCACTTGGAGAGTTGTTCCGTGAGACAAGACGAGAATTGTTTGAGCTCACTCAATGGCGCCGTACACTGGAGATCATCAAGAATCTGCTTAACGTGTTGGCAGTAAAACTCTGCATCAATGTGGCTGATACCATGGAGAATTTGATGGAAGGTACACAGACTGTTGATGAGCTTGAAGCAATCCTACTTGCTTTGTCACCATTAGATGCTGTAGCAGACTATTGA
- a CDS encoding choice-of-anchor J domain-containing protein has protein sequence MKKTVLLTFTLLFSTTLTVCGQSVRVMKETPKFTVEQLVQQGINKNDVTHLANANTVTGLGKNVPKRTYPVGDSRNNTKPLQRAKAEEQPLELFTVAQSYHKGYSFNYNGGDVFTYSITLTREGNKVTINNLFDMEAQSAGSWSVSKDLPIEGTYDETEKTITIPVGTVCGDYGGYYDAILSGGTVSENGVLTPSAEVVFDVEGDFERITAREAVAATYTYGTIRIYKSFTAAVAKADVANLISFTEDMDFGETFVGNDATRTVQLINTGGMDADFSIVLDSDDDSYTVTPQAGTVPAKSVLELVFTLNNNTAGEYEGIATLTYDNGTSEENLVFSMNGKVKDYPNYSAIVKEGDFTFTTGIDFPFEITDLGDGTTVAQSGTHGAYGNSYLEAKFTVPEGKLGTLSWKGKSNNSSYWYQCAGGYFVDDLTTAVASFTGTDEDISSSIEFAPGEHFVRFQYDGYYYTGLEENKLYVYDLSLTTTDIQSNAAELLTPEIKLGNFVLKTGESHGTANIIIRNKGANELKVTSANSDNNEFTPQPTADGAATLKDLIIPVEFATTTPGEKTANITLITTAGTFNATVKANVMAMPDFASVVSEGVEYMSFDVNEQYPFTVENGKAWNKNAGEPNDVASQSSFTISFTIPEGKIGYFTWDGEAWGDTEQSYNYCGVDMNDAPRMTSGSAAFYQKGNGASAGSADLDDAWQAFTQCIAGFHSFRFFYQKAGNGIIPEGDKYVVSNIRLVVEDFEKFNAELNEKEVTFKESYVGPQRYTTATVSLKNTGSEPLEVTEISANEPFYGIVPQEKAKFGSSMNVELWFYPSEKGTFDKDITIKTSAGDFTVACHGVAKDYTDEGILFLGDFEDDAYAWSLYDADKDGSNWNLGTNLWGTYYPDGHYTHAGAQCLASPSNYYAPDNWTFSPAITIPEDGATLSYFVAAFSPTTWLEHYSFYIAEDISDLEAIKNKGAIIEETMEEAQGAMDGWIERTVDLKDYAGKTVYLCFRHHDTEQQYLIRLDDVIIRKTEDSGIGSNFKSAHKAQSTYFNAAGQTTAKPQKGITIVRKQYEDGSVKTFKAIER, from the coding sequence ATGAAGAAAACAGTACTTTTAACTTTCACTTTGTTATTTTCTACCACACTTACGGTATGTGGTCAAAGTGTAAGGGTGATGAAAGAAACACCCAAATTTACTGTTGAACAATTAGTTCAACAAGGTATCAACAAGAACGATGTTACCCATTTGGCAAATGCCAATACAGTGACAGGTCTGGGAAAAAACGTACCGAAGCGTACTTACCCAGTAGGCGATTCACGCAACAACACGAAGCCCCTGCAACGTGCAAAAGCTGAAGAACAACCCTTGGAACTGTTCACAGTAGCCCAGTCATACCATAAGGGATATAGTTTCAACTATAATGGTGGTGATGTGTTTACCTATAGCATAACGCTCACGCGCGAGGGTAATAAGGTAACGATAAACAATCTGTTCGACATGGAGGCTCAAAGTGCCGGCTCGTGGTCGGTAAGTAAAGACTTGCCAATAGAGGGTACATATGATGAAACGGAGAAGACCATCACCATTCCTGTAGGCACCGTTTGTGGTGACTATGGCGGTTATTACGATGCTATATTGAGTGGCGGAACTGTCAGCGAGAATGGTGTGCTCACTCCATCGGCTGAGGTAGTGTTTGACGTAGAGGGCGACTTTGAGCGAATCACTGCACGCGAAGCAGTGGCTGCTACTTATACCTATGGTACTATCCGCATCTATAAGTCATTCACTGCCGCAGTGGCAAAAGCCGACGTTGCAAATCTCATATCTTTCACTGAGGACATGGACTTTGGCGAGACCTTTGTAGGAAACGATGCCACACGCACTGTTCAGCTGATTAATACCGGTGGAATGGATGCAGACTTTTCTATCGTTCTTGACAGTGATGATGACAGTTATACTGTGACTCCACAGGCAGGTACGGTTCCTGCAAAATCAGTTCTTGAGCTGGTATTTACGCTCAACAACAATACAGCTGGAGAATACGAGGGTATTGCCACACTTACCTACGACAATGGAACATCAGAAGAAAATCTGGTATTCTCAATGAATGGTAAGGTGAAAGACTATCCCAACTATTCAGCTATTGTAAAGGAAGGTGACTTTACTTTCACTACTGGCATTGATTTCCCATTTGAAATCACTGACCTTGGCGATGGTACCACAGTTGCCCAAAGCGGTACCCACGGTGCATATGGTAATTCTTATTTAGAGGCTAAATTCACTGTGCCGGAAGGAAAACTGGGTACTCTATCCTGGAAAGGCAAGAGCAACAACTCAAGCTATTGGTATCAGTGTGCCGGTGGTTACTTCGTTGATGACTTGACAACAGCAGTTGCATCCTTTACCGGTACTGATGAAGACATTAGCAGTTCTATTGAGTTTGCACCTGGCGAACACTTCGTTCGTTTCCAGTACGACGGCTACTATTATACAGGCTTAGAGGAAAACAAACTCTACGTGTATGACCTCTCACTGACCACAACAGATATACAGAGTAATGCTGCCGAACTTCTGACTCCAGAAATAAAATTAGGCAATTTTGTGCTGAAGACTGGTGAATCGCATGGAACAGCCAACATCATCATCCGCAATAAGGGTGCCAACGAGCTTAAGGTGACTTCTGCCAATAGCGACAATAACGAGTTTACTCCCCAACCCACTGCCGATGGCGCTGCAACGCTAAAAGACTTGATTATCCCCGTTGAGTTTGCTACAACCACACCTGGTGAAAAAACAGCCAACATCACGCTTATTACCACTGCAGGAACCTTTAATGCCACAGTAAAAGCCAACGTGATGGCCATGCCCGACTTTGCATCGGTTGTTTCAGAAGGTGTAGAATATATGTCGTTCGATGTGAACGAGCAGTACCCATTCACTGTTGAAAACGGAAAAGCCTGGAACAAGAATGCCGGAGAGCCTAACGATGTTGCTAGTCAGTCATCATTTACCATCAGTTTTACCATTCCTGAAGGTAAGATTGGTTACTTCACATGGGATGGTGAAGCATGGGGTGATACAGAACAGAGTTATAACTACTGCGGTGTTGACATGAATGATGCTCCCCGCATGACTTCCGGGTCTGCCGCTTTCTACCAAAAGGGTAATGGTGCTTCTGCTGGTTCAGCCGATCTCGATGATGCATGGCAGGCTTTCACCCAATGTATTGCCGGTTTCCACTCTTTCCGCTTCTTCTATCAGAAGGCCGGCAATGGTATAATTCCCGAGGGTGACAAATATGTAGTAAGCAATATCCGTCTGGTTGTAGAAGACTTCGAAAAATTTAATGCAGAACTGAACGAGAAAGAGGTTACATTCAAGGAATCCTATGTCGGTCCACAACGATATACCACTGCTACTGTAAGTCTGAAAAATACCGGTTCAGAACCACTAGAGGTTACTGAAATCAGTGCTAACGAGCCATTCTATGGTATTGTTCCCCAAGAAAAAGCCAAATTCGGAAGCAGTATGAATGTCGAACTTTGGTTCTACCCAAGTGAGAAGGGTACTTTTGATAAGGATATTACGATCAAGACTAGCGCTGGCGATTTCACCGTAGCTTGTCATGGTGTGGCAAAAGACTATACAGATGAAGGTATTCTCTTCCTTGGCGATTTTGAGGACGATGCCTATGCATGGTCACTGTACGATGCTGACAAGGATGGTTCAAACTGGAACTTGGGTACGAACCTTTGGGGTACTTACTATCCTGACGGCCATTATACCCATGCGGGCGCTCAGTGTCTGGCATCGCCTTCAAACTATTACGCTCCTGACAACTGGACCTTCTCACCTGCTATCACTATTCCGGAAGACGGAGCCACGCTCAGCTATTTCGTAGCAGCCTTCAGTCCAACAACTTGGTTGGAGCACTACAGTTTCTATATCGCCGAGGACATTTCAGACTTAGAGGCTATTAAAAATAAAGGAGCCATTATCGAAGAGACGATGGAAGAAGCTCAGGGCGCTATGGATGGTTGGATTGAGCGAACAGTAGATCTTAAGGACTATGCAGGCAAGACTGTATATCTGTGCTTCCGCCATCACGACACCGAACAGCAGTACCTGATTCGTTTGGACGACGTAATTATTCGCAAGACAGAGGATTCTGGTATCGGTTCAAACTTCAAGAGCGCCCACAAGGCCCAAAGTACATACTTCAATGCTGCCGGACAGACTACTGCGAAGCCTCAAAAGGGTATTACTATCGTACGGAAACAGTATGAAGACGGTAGTGTGAAGACCTTCAAAGCTATAGAGCGTTAA
- a CDS encoding alpha/beta hydrolase has product MENQYIKQFPELMSGKTILYVHGFGSSGQSGTVVRLREVLPNAHVVAPDLPLHPEEAMVLLHDTCKKEQPSLIIGTSMGGMYAEMLYGYDRILTNPAFRIADTMSEHGLTGKQQFFSPREDGVQEFYVDKPLVKEYRQVSEQNFASAEDEEEQKRVFGLFGDEDPLVHTKSLFEEHYSQSISFHGEHRMDDRSFMNAVVPVIRWIDDRQEQRQRPILYIGVETLMDGRMQPASSMMKAVRQLIEHYQVYFVADDYSVQSWIDEHINVPAWHHVVYTHRRDLLYGDYLLAKKKEGDSMATFLEFGSDTFKTWESVIDYFALLGGQ; this is encoded by the coding sequence ATGGAAAATCAGTATATCAAACAGTTTCCCGAACTGATGTCGGGCAAAACCATTCTTTATGTTCATGGATTTGGCAGTAGTGGCCAGTCTGGCACCGTGGTCCGACTGCGCGAGGTACTGCCTAATGCACATGTGGTGGCTCCTGATCTTCCTCTCCATCCAGAGGAGGCGATGGTCCTGTTGCACGATACTTGCAAGAAGGAACAGCCGTCGCTCATCATTGGAACCTCCATGGGAGGTATGTACGCCGAGATGCTCTACGGTTATGACCGCATCCTGACCAATCCCGCGTTCCGCATTGCAGATACGATGAGTGAGCACGGACTTACGGGAAAACAGCAGTTTTTCTCACCTCGTGAGGATGGCGTTCAGGAATTCTATGTGGATAAGCCCTTGGTGAAAGAATACCGTCAAGTGTCGGAACAGAACTTTGCCAGTGCCGAAGATGAAGAAGAGCAGAAACGAGTGTTCGGTCTTTTTGGTGACGAAGACCCGTTGGTTCATACCAAAAGCCTGTTTGAGGAGCATTACAGTCAAAGCATTTCTTTTCATGGCGAACATCGAATGGACGACCGTTCGTTCATGAATGCCGTAGTGCCAGTAATCCGATGGATTGACGACCGTCAGGAGCAGCGTCAGCGTCCAATATTATATATAGGTGTAGAAACTTTGATGGATGGCCGCATGCAACCGGCTTCATCGATGATGAAGGCTGTTCGCCAGCTGATAGAACATTATCAGGTGTATTTTGTGGCTGACGACTATAGCGTTCAGTCGTGGATAGACGAACATATCAATGTTCCAGCTTGGCATCATGTGGTCTATACCCATCGCAGGGATTTGCTCTATGGTGACTATCTGTTGGCCAAAAAGAAAGAAGGTGACTCGATGGCCACCTTCTTGGAGTTCGGTTCCGACACGTTCAAAACGTGGGAATCCGTGATAGATTATTTCGCCCTCCTTGGCGGTCAATAA
- a CDS encoding ATPase: MILIADSGGTKTDWTLLHSPYPTRWDVIQTFQTQGINPIHQTPEVIRNIIGQEVLSQLSTFSRASSMDTQLLEKPLLSQLDVFFYGSGCTPVQVPFMKQILGQFFPAERVQVYSDLMAAARALCQHDAGIACILGTGANSCLYDGQDIIQNTPALGYILGDEGGGAVLGRMFMNAIFKNPQFATIRDSYLAETKLTQADIINKVYREPMANRFLATTSLFISQHIENPLLRDLVVQNFRQFFRCNIIPYHRPDLPVHFIGSMAYYYQEQLAAAAELEGFQLGLIVKSPMEGLITYHSV; the protein is encoded by the coding sequence ATGATATTAATAGCTGATAGCGGAGGTACCAAGACCGATTGGACCCTACTCCATTCGCCCTATCCCACCCGTTGGGACGTTATACAGACTTTTCAGACACAAGGCATCAACCCCATTCATCAAACGCCAGAGGTAATCCGGAACATCATCGGACAGGAGGTGCTCTCGCAGTTATCTACCTTCTCGCGGGCATCGTCCATGGATACCCAGTTGCTGGAAAAGCCTCTGTTATCGCAGCTCGATGTGTTTTTCTATGGCAGCGGTTGCACACCTGTCCAAGTGCCTTTCATGAAACAGATACTGGGGCAGTTCTTCCCAGCTGAGAGAGTACAGGTATATAGCGACCTCATGGCCGCCGCACGCGCGCTGTGCCAGCACGACGCCGGCATTGCCTGTATCTTAGGAACGGGTGCCAACAGTTGTCTGTACGATGGTCAAGACATTATTCAGAACACCCCTGCCCTGGGTTATATCCTTGGTGATGAAGGGGGTGGAGCCGTATTGGGACGTATGTTCATGAATGCCATCTTCAAGAACCCACAGTTTGCAACCATCCGCGACAGCTATCTGGCTGAAACAAAACTCACCCAGGCAGACATCATCAACAAGGTGTACCGCGAACCGATGGCCAACCGCTTCCTGGCCACCACCTCGCTGTTCATCTCCCAGCATATTGAGAATCCGCTGCTGCGCGACTTGGTGGTTCAGAACTTCCGCCAGTTCTTCCGCTGCAACATCATCCCCTACCATCGTCCCGACCTGCCCGTTCATTTCATCGGCAGTATGGCCTATTACTATCAGGAGCAACTGGCTGCAGCTGCCGAACTTGAAGGTTTCCAACTAGGACTCATTGTAAAGAGCCCCATGGAAGGTCTTATTACCTACCACAGCGTGTAA